The proteins below come from a single Agromyces flavus genomic window:
- a CDS encoding NAD(P)-dependent alcohol dehydrogenase, whose amino-acid sequence MPDPTPASAATMRAAVQHRYGPPSVLESSEVGVPRPDRGEVLVQVRAASVHPGDYFVMTGEPYVVRLAFGLRRPRHGIPGRDLAGVVEAVGTDATAIRPGEKVFGWSTAGALAEYASVPADRLVSVPADLSFVDAAAVPTSGMTALQAVRDIANVRPGQSVLVTGASGGVGSFAVQIAKAFGAEVTGVCSTRNVDMVRSLGADHVVDYTGTDFTRTGKRYDVILDNVESEPLAAVRRALTRYVAAGHTRGKVVITV is encoded by the coding sequence ATGCCGGATCCGACTCCGGCCAGCGCGGCGACGATGCGGGCCGCCGTCCAGCACCGTTACGGCCCGCCCTCAGTGCTCGAGTCGTCCGAGGTCGGGGTCCCGCGCCCCGATCGAGGCGAGGTGCTCGTCCAGGTGCGCGCGGCCTCGGTGCATCCCGGCGACTACTTCGTCATGACCGGTGAGCCGTACGTGGTGCGCTTGGCGTTCGGGCTTCGCCGGCCGCGTCACGGCATCCCGGGCAGGGACCTCGCCGGCGTGGTGGAAGCGGTCGGGACGGATGCCACGGCGATCCGTCCCGGCGAGAAGGTGTTCGGATGGAGCACGGCGGGAGCCCTCGCGGAGTACGCCTCGGTTCCGGCGGACCGGCTCGTGTCCGTGCCTGCCGACCTGTCGTTCGTGGACGCGGCAGCGGTGCCCACGTCGGGCATGACGGCGCTGCAGGCAGTGCGCGACATCGCGAACGTCCGACCGGGGCAGTCGGTGCTGGTCACGGGGGCGTCGGGCGGCGTGGGCTCCTTCGCGGTACAGATCGCCAAGGCCTTCGGCGCCGAGGTGACGGGAGTGTGCAGCACCCGGAACGTCGACATGGTCCGGTCGCTCGGTGCCGACCACGTCGTCGACTACACCGGGACCGACTTCACCCGCACCGGGAAGCGCTACGACGTCATCCTCGACAACGTGGAATCGGAGCCGCTGGCGGCGGTGCGTCGAGCGTTGACGCGCTACGTCGCGGCCGGCCACACCAGAGGGAAGGTCGTGATCACCGTCTGA
- a CDS encoding DUF6326 family protein translates to MTIRTTTANPLDTPPIPVQAKLAAAWTSFMFLYVYVDILNFYKPGVVDAILNGQIWRFDISATLLTIFLVSVSIPALMVVLSMTLPARVNRATNLVVASLLVPYSIFNAAGSTWEWAAFYALSIGIELLLLAVILRSAWTWPRTPAVPAGPAATDIRREVRP, encoded by the coding sequence ATGACCATCCGAACGACAACCGCGAACCCGCTCGACACTCCGCCGATCCCCGTGCAGGCCAAGCTGGCCGCCGCATGGACCAGCTTCATGTTCCTCTACGTCTACGTCGACATCTTGAACTTCTACAAGCCGGGCGTCGTCGACGCCATCCTGAATGGCCAGATCTGGAGGTTCGACATCAGCGCGACGTTGCTGACGATCTTCCTCGTGTCCGTGTCGATCCCGGCTCTGATGGTGGTGCTCTCCATGACGCTGCCCGCCCGGGTGAACCGCGCCACGAACCTCGTCGTGGCATCGCTCCTCGTCCCGTACTCGATCTTCAACGCCGCTGGGTCGACCTGGGAGTGGGCCGCCTTCTACGCCCTCTCCATCGGAATCGAGTTGCTGCTCCTGGCCGTCATCCTGCGCTCCGCCTGGACGTGGCCTCGCACGCCCGCCGTCCCCGCCGGTCCCGCGGCGACCGACATTCGACGCGAGGTTCGACCGTAG
- a CDS encoding putative immunity protein → MPSPQSLSEPDRRQVAAWAAECAEHVLHLFEAEAPSDDRPRDAIARARAFARGELDAAGEIRRRFVAGRAAHAVSSPAAVAAARAAAQAAGVAHMGAHALGAAAYAANAAGLAAPDRAAATRAEIAWQLERVTDDTRAALRRLLAVGEDGTGPLGPGLLASGRLGAIIREIQAALGDDEP, encoded by the coding sequence ATGCCGTCTCCGCAGTCGTTGAGCGAGCCCGATCGGCGCCAGGTCGCGGCGTGGGCGGCGGAGTGCGCCGAGCACGTGCTGCACCTGTTCGAGGCCGAGGCGCCGTCGGATGATCGGCCGCGCGACGCGATCGCCCGCGCTCGGGCCTTCGCTCGGGGCGAGCTGGACGCCGCCGGCGAGATCCGCCGACGATTCGTCGCCGGCCGGGCGGCGCACGCTGTGAGCTCCCCTGCCGCCGTGGCCGCCGCCCGCGCCGCAGCACAGGCCGCGGGTGTCGCGCACATGGGGGCGCACGCGCTCGGCGCGGCTGCCTACGCCGCGAATGCTGCAGGGCTCGCCGCACCCGATCGAGCCGCGGCGACCCGTGCCGAGATCGCCTGGCAGCTCGAACGCGTGACCGATGACACCCGGGCGGCGCTCCGGCGCCTGCTGGCCGTCGGTGAGGATGGCACGGGCCCGCTCGGTCCCGGGCTCCTCGCCTCCGGCCGCCTCGGGGCGATCATTCGCGAGATCCAAGCCGCCCTCGGCGACGACGAGCCGTGA
- a CDS encoding TetR/AcrR family transcriptional regulator codes for MSQREGHQVASDTALSKRRVVVEAVRLADREGVHGLSMRRLAGALGAGAMSLYHYVASKEQLLDAMIDLVFEEIEFPPEETDWQSAMRREAESTRQVLARHPWAVGLMESRTSPGPANLRHREAVTACLRNAGFSVEMATHANWLLNSYVYGFALQEASLQFDTADEFADMTQDVFLPQLPPDEFPFLNESAAALVAADYDPAQEFMFGLDLVLAALEPLRASE; via the coding sequence GTGTCACAGCGAGAAGGCCACCAGGTCGCGTCGGACACGGCGCTGAGCAAGCGGCGCGTCGTGGTCGAGGCGGTCCGACTCGCCGACCGCGAGGGGGTGCACGGGCTGAGCATGCGCCGGCTGGCCGGGGCGCTCGGCGCAGGCGCGATGTCGCTCTACCACTACGTGGCGAGCAAGGAGCAATTGCTGGACGCCATGATCGACCTCGTCTTCGAGGAGATCGAGTTTCCGCCGGAGGAGACCGACTGGCAGTCGGCGATGCGAAGGGAGGCCGAATCCACTCGACAGGTTCTCGCACGTCACCCGTGGGCGGTCGGCCTGATGGAGTCGCGGACCTCGCCGGGACCTGCGAACCTCCGCCACCGCGAGGCGGTCACCGCCTGCTTGCGGAATGCCGGCTTCTCGGTCGAGATGGCGACGCACGCCAATTGGCTGCTCAACAGCTATGTCTACGGTTTCGCCCTGCAGGAGGCGAGCCTGCAGTTCGACACCGCCGATGAATTCGCGGACATGACGCAGGACGTCTTCCTGCCCCAGCTGCCGCCCGACGAGTTCCCCTTCCTCAACGAGTCCGCCGCGGCCCTCGTCGCTGCCGACTACGACCCGGCGCAGGAGTTCATGTTCGGCCTCGACCTCGTCCTCGCCGCCCTCGAGCCCCTGCGAGCCTCCGAGTAG
- the hpaH gene encoding 2-oxo-hept-4-ene-1,7-dioate hydratase, whose translation MLDPARITEIADELLAADRDRTTVPLLTARNPDMTVEDAYAVQRLWADRAIEGGRRLVGRKIGLTSKVMQVATGIAEPDYGVILDDMVHESGAVVEFDRFSNVRIEVELAFVLAKPLTGPGTTIFDVLEATAYVVPALEILNSHIEMQGRTIVDTISDNAAMGAMVVGGTPVKPDAVDLRWVSALLYRNETIEESGVAGAVLGHPAMGVAWLADKLAQHGQSLQAGEIILAGSFTRPMWVERGDTVHAEYGPLGAITCRFA comes from the coding sequence TTGCTCGACCCAGCACGCATCACCGAGATCGCCGACGAGCTGCTCGCGGCCGATCGCGATCGCACCACCGTCCCGCTCCTCACCGCTCGCAACCCCGACATGACCGTCGAGGACGCGTACGCGGTGCAGCGCCTGTGGGCGGATCGCGCGATCGAGGGCGGCCGCCGCCTCGTCGGGCGCAAGATCGGGCTCACGTCGAAGGTCATGCAGGTCGCGACCGGCATCGCCGAGCCCGACTACGGGGTGATCCTCGACGACATGGTCCACGAGTCCGGCGCCGTGGTCGAGTTCGATCGCTTCTCGAACGTCCGCATCGAGGTCGAACTGGCCTTCGTGCTCGCGAAGCCGCTCACCGGCCCGGGCACGACGATCTTCGACGTGCTGGAGGCGACGGCCTACGTCGTGCCGGCGCTCGAGATCCTCAACTCGCACATCGAGATGCAGGGCCGCACGATCGTCGACACGATCTCCGACAACGCCGCGATGGGCGCCATGGTCGTCGGCGGGACCCCCGTCAAGCCCGACGCCGTCGACCTCCGCTGGGTCTCGGCGCTGCTCTACCGCAACGAGACCATCGAGGAGTCGGGCGTCGCGGGGGCAGTACTCGGCCACCCCGCCATGGGCGTCGCATGGCTCGCCGACAAGCTCGCCCAGCACGGCCAATCGCTCCAGGCGGGCGAGATCATCCTCGCCGGCTCGTTCACGCGCCCGATGTGGGTCGAGCGCGGCGACACCGTCCATGCCGAGTACGGACCCCTGGGAGCGATCACGTGCCGATTCGCCTGA
- a CDS encoding thiamine pyrophosphate-binding protein, whose product MPTVSAHVARTLAAHVDHVFGVMGNGNAYFLDALERDTGATFTAVRHEAGGVVAADAHYRASTRLAAATATYGAGFTNTLTALAEAVQARVPLILVVGDEPTSGPRPWDVDQIALASAVGARTYTVGRADAAATTIIAVEHALTYRVPTVLAIPYDVAALEAGEVPTAPQPNLPEPLAPRSPFARRAIADLARALAGARHPLLLAGRGAGLAGAGEALGALAEATGAITATTALGRGVFPDGRYDLGVTGGFGAEDAMELIREADVAVVFGASLNQFTMRFGELFAPGTRVAQVDVEPAATHPNVGAFIQGDAAVVARALVDELAVLGASGSGWRESVDLAPLRTHDRGVGIIPTDGRLDPRSVAARLGELLPEDRVVVSDGGHFIGWANMHWPVASPDRMMMVGTAFQSIGLGFPSVAGAAAAKPDSTIVLTTGDGGGLMAIADLETAVRTAGGRGIAVVWNDAAYGAEIHLYGRKGLAEPPMRIPETDFAALATAVGAEGVVVRELADLDRLTSWAAEPVDERRFLLLDCRISDTVTAPYQEEILRVNSRPRD is encoded by the coding sequence ATGCCCACCGTCTCCGCGCACGTCGCCCGCACCCTCGCCGCCCACGTCGACCACGTCTTCGGCGTCATGGGCAACGGCAACGCCTACTTCCTCGACGCGCTCGAGCGCGACACCGGCGCGACGTTCACCGCGGTGCGCCACGAGGCCGGCGGCGTCGTCGCGGCCGACGCGCACTACCGCGCATCCACCCGTCTCGCCGCCGCGACCGCGACGTACGGCGCCGGATTCACGAACACGCTGACCGCGCTCGCCGAGGCCGTGCAGGCGCGCGTGCCGCTCATCCTCGTCGTCGGCGACGAGCCCACGTCGGGCCCGCGCCCCTGGGACGTCGACCAGATCGCCCTCGCGTCAGCGGTCGGCGCCCGCACGTACACGGTCGGCCGAGCGGATGCCGCGGCCACCACGATCATCGCCGTCGAACACGCCCTGACCTACCGGGTGCCCACCGTGCTCGCCATCCCGTACGATGTGGCGGCCCTCGAGGCGGGCGAGGTGCCGACGGCGCCGCAGCCGAACCTGCCCGAGCCGCTCGCCCCGCGCAGCCCGTTCGCCCGGCGGGCGATCGCCGACCTCGCGCGGGCGCTGGCCGGCGCGCGCCATCCGCTGCTGCTCGCCGGCCGCGGCGCAGGGCTCGCGGGCGCCGGCGAAGCGCTCGGCGCACTCGCCGAGGCGACCGGCGCGATCACGGCGACGACCGCGCTCGGCCGCGGCGTGTTTCCCGACGGCCGCTACGACCTGGGCGTGACGGGCGGCTTCGGCGCCGAGGACGCAATGGAGCTCATCCGCGAGGCGGACGTCGCGGTCGTCTTCGGCGCGTCGCTCAACCAGTTCACGATGCGCTTCGGCGAGCTCTTCGCGCCGGGCACGCGCGTGGCGCAGGTCGATGTGGAGCCGGCGGCGACGCATCCGAATGTCGGTGCGTTCATCCAGGGCGACGCAGCGGTCGTCGCGCGCGCACTCGTCGACGAGCTGGCGGTCCTCGGCGCATCGGGCTCCGGATGGCGCGAGTCGGTCGACCTCGCGCCGCTGCGCACGCACGACCGGGGCGTCGGCATCATCCCGACCGACGGACGGCTCGACCCGCGCTCCGTCGCGGCCCGGCTCGGCGAGCTGCTGCCCGAGGACCGCGTCGTCGTCTCGGACGGCGGGCACTTCATCGGCTGGGCCAACATGCACTGGCCCGTCGCCTCCCCCGACCGCATGATGATGGTCGGCACGGCTTTCCAGTCGATCGGCCTCGGCTTCCCGAGCGTCGCGGGTGCCGCCGCCGCGAAGCCCGACTCGACCATCGTGCTCACGACCGGCGACGGCGGCGGCCTCATGGCGATCGCCGACCTCGAGACTGCGGTGCGCACCGCCGGCGGACGCGGTATCGCGGTCGTCTGGAACGACGCCGCGTACGGCGCCGAGATCCACCTCTACGGACGCAAGGGCCTCGCCGAGCCGCCCATGCGCATCCCCGAGACCGACTTCGCCGCCCTCGCGACGGCCGTCGGGGCCGAGGGCGTCGTCGTGCGCGAGCTCGCCGACCTCGACCGCCTCACGAGCTGGGCGGCCGAGCCTGTCGACGAACGGCGCTTCCTGCTGCTCGACTGCCGCATCTCCGACACGGTCACCGCCCCGTACCAGGAGGAGATCCTGCGCGTGAACTCGCGCCCGCGCGACTGA
- a CDS encoding MFS transporter, giving the protein MTATPGTEFHASTRPHELRRVAFATVIGTTIEWYDFFLYASAAALVFGALFFAPAGPQFATILSFATVGISFLFRPLGAFLAGHYGDKIGRKAMLVITLILMGSATTLIGVLPTYEQIGMAAPVLLILLRILQGLSTGGEWGGAVLMAVEHAPGGKRGRFGAFPQIGVPIGLLLASGMLALMTGVISPGDAFLEWGWRIPFLLSFVLIIVGIVVRRAVDESPVFQEIAAKKEKAKTPILTLFRRHWLLVLLAALTFAGNNAAGYMTTGGYLQNYATMPVEEGGLVGMDRTPVLLAVAGASIVWLITTFAAGAVSDRIGRKNTYIIGWIAFLATVFLLFPLTNTGNPWLLFLGVSLFAIGNGFTYGQQAAYFTELFPASIRYSGVSITYAIGAIIGGAFAPTIAAWLVQSTGTATSVAFYIAGVMVVAFIATLLLRDRTGIPLGPDHEAEQAERHFVWEK; this is encoded by the coding sequence ATGACCGCGACACCCGGCACCGAGTTCCACGCCTCGACACGACCGCACGAGCTGCGGCGCGTCGCCTTCGCCACCGTGATCGGCACGACCATCGAGTGGTACGACTTCTTCCTGTACGCGAGCGCCGCCGCCCTCGTGTTCGGCGCACTCTTCTTCGCACCGGCCGGCCCGCAGTTCGCGACGATCCTCTCGTTCGCCACGGTGGGCATCAGCTTCCTCTTCCGCCCGCTCGGTGCGTTCCTCGCCGGCCACTACGGCGACAAGATCGGGCGCAAGGCGATGCTCGTGATCACGCTCATCCTCATGGGCTCGGCCACCACCCTCATCGGCGTGCTCCCGACCTACGAGCAGATCGGCATGGCCGCACCGGTCCTGCTCATCCTGCTCCGCATCCTCCAGGGCCTCTCGACGGGCGGCGAGTGGGGTGGCGCCGTGCTCATGGCCGTCGAGCACGCCCCCGGTGGGAAGCGCGGCCGGTTCGGCGCGTTCCCGCAGATCGGCGTGCCGATCGGCCTCCTGCTCGCCTCCGGCATGCTCGCGCTCATGACCGGCGTGATCTCGCCCGGCGACGCGTTCCTCGAGTGGGGCTGGCGCATCCCGTTCCTGCTGAGCTTCGTGCTCATCATCGTCGGCATCGTCGTGCGCCGCGCCGTCGACGAGAGCCCGGTCTTCCAGGAGATCGCCGCGAAGAAGGAGAAGGCCAAGACCCCGATCCTGACCCTCTTCCGTCGGCACTGGCTGCTGGTGCTGCTCGCGGCCCTCACCTTCGCCGGCAACAACGCCGCGGGCTACATGACCACGGGCGGGTACCTGCAGAACTACGCCACGATGCCCGTCGAGGAGGGCGGGCTCGTCGGCATGGATCGCACGCCCGTGCTCCTCGCCGTCGCGGGCGCCTCCATCGTCTGGCTCATCACGACCTTCGCCGCCGGCGCGGTCTCCGATCGCATCGGCCGCAAGAACACGTACATCATCGGCTGGATCGCGTTCCTCGCGACCGTGTTCCTCCTCTTCCCGCTCACGAACACCGGCAACCCGTGGCTGCTCTTCCTCGGCGTCTCGCTCTTCGCGATCGGCAACGGCTTCACCTACGGCCAGCAGGCGGCGTACTTCACCGAGCTGTTCCCGGCCTCCATCCGCTACTCGGGCGTGTCGATCACCTACGCGATCGGCGCGATCATCGGCGGCGCGTTCGCCCCGACGATCGCCGCCTGGCTCGTGCAGTCGACCGGCACCGCGACCTCCGTGGCGTTCTACATCGCCGGCGTCATGGTGGTCGCGTTCATCGCGACCCTCCTGCTGCGCGACCGCACCGGCATCCCGCTCGGACCCGACCACGAGGCCGAGCAGGCTGAGCGGCACTTCGTCTGGGAGAAGTAG
- a CDS encoding fumarylacetoacetate hydrolase family protein produces the protein MAIDGIATPGKIIAVHLNYPSRASQRGRTPAAPSYFLKPASSLAATGGTLERPAGTELLAFEGEIAVVIGEPGRRIAPADAWSHVAAVTAANDFGVYDLRAADKGSNVRSKGGDGFTPFGPALIPATDLSPDALRVRTWVNGELVQDDTSDTLLFPFSQLIADLSQLMTLERGDVILTGTPAGSSVVVPGDVVEVEVDAPDASGSPSSGRLVTRISQGAEPFGDHGTKPAVDDLQRVEAWGSEEELAAAVAAGRATAPSGSTAPTGSRDAATSTPVFELTDDLRERLGRVGVATLSVALRKRGYHDVVIEGVHALRPGQRLVGRARTLRFVPFRPDLFASHGGGFNAQKRAFDAVERGEVLVVEARGERRTGTVGDVLALRAKFRGAAGVVTDGGVRDADAVAEIGLPVFSQGPHPAVLGRRHVPWETDVTIACGGAAVQPGDVIVGDGDGVIVIPPALVEEVLAETEAQEREDAWIAQQVARGESVDGLFPMNADWRARFDREEQGR, from the coding sequence ATGGCCATCGACGGCATCGCCACGCCCGGCAAGATCATCGCCGTGCACCTGAACTACCCGTCGCGCGCCTCGCAGCGGGGCCGCACGCCCGCCGCGCCCAGCTACTTCCTCAAGCCCGCCAGTTCGCTCGCCGCCACGGGCGGCACCCTCGAGCGACCCGCCGGCACCGAGCTGCTCGCGTTCGAGGGCGAGATCGCCGTCGTCATCGGCGAGCCGGGCCGGCGCATCGCGCCCGCCGACGCCTGGTCGCACGTCGCCGCCGTCACCGCGGCCAACGACTTCGGCGTCTACGACCTCCGGGCCGCCGACAAGGGCTCGAACGTCCGGTCGAAGGGCGGCGACGGCTTCACCCCCTTCGGTCCCGCGCTGATCCCGGCGACCGACCTGTCCCCCGACGCCCTGCGCGTGCGCACCTGGGTGAACGGCGAGCTCGTACAGGACGACACCAGCGACACCCTGCTGTTCCCCTTCTCGCAGCTCATCGCCGACCTCTCGCAGCTCATGACCCTCGAGCGGGGCGACGTGATCCTCACGGGCACACCCGCGGGCTCGTCCGTGGTGGTTCCCGGCGACGTCGTCGAGGTCGAGGTCGATGCTCCGGATGCCTCGGGCTCCCCGAGCTCCGGCCGGCTCGTCACGCGAATCTCCCAGGGCGCCGAGCCGTTCGGCGACCATGGCACCAAGCCCGCCGTCGACGACCTTCAGCGCGTCGAGGCGTGGGGCTCCGAGGAGGAGCTCGCCGCGGCGGTCGCCGCCGGCCGTGCGACGGCGCCCTCGGGGTCGACGGCGCCGACGGGGTCGAGGGACGCCGCGACATCCACCCCCGTCTTCGAGCTCACCGACGACCTCCGCGAGCGACTCGGGCGCGTCGGCGTCGCGACCCTCTCCGTCGCGCTCCGCAAGCGCGGGTACCACGACGTGGTCATCGAGGGCGTGCACGCCCTCCGACCCGGCCAGCGCCTCGTCGGGCGGGCGAGGACCCTGCGCTTCGTCCCCTTCCGTCCCGACCTGTTCGCCTCGCACGGCGGCGGCTTCAACGCGCAGAAGCGCGCGTTCGACGCGGTCGAGCGCGGCGAGGTGCTCGTGGTCGAGGCGCGCGGCGAGCGCCGCACGGGCACCGTCGGCGACGTGCTCGCCCTCCGCGCGAAGTTCCGCGGGGCGGCCGGCGTCGTGACCGACGGCGGCGTCCGCGACGCCGACGCCGTCGCCGAGATCGGGCTGCCCGTGTTCTCCCAGGGCCCCCACCCGGCGGTGCTCGGTCGACGTCACGTGCCGTGGGAGACCGACGTGACGATCGCGTGCGGCGGCGCCGCGGTGCAGCCTGGCGACGTCATCGTGGGCGACGGCGACGGGGTCATCGTGATCCCGCCGGCGCTCGTCGAGGAGGTCCTCGCCGAGACCGAGGCGCAGGAGCGCGAGGACGCCTGGATCGCCCAGCAGGTCGCGCGCGGCGAGTCCGTCGACGGGCTGTTCCCGATGAACGCCGACTGGCGGGCTCGCTTCGATCGCGAGGAGCAGGGCCGATGA
- a CDS encoding AraC-like ligand-binding domain-containing protein codes for MPHVPETSAAQPTLAPLDFTEFSAIVSQSFVPLRVHVDRPEPFRGEVRTASSDEVHLSVVTADAHDIQRTPALVARKEQRYFKLGLQLSGTGLLIQDGREAVVRPGDLAIYDTNTPYSLVFEERFSTAVLMVPHRLIELPTDAVRGMTATTLSGEDGLARVVSGFLGGLAGQLEQLDGPVGARLARNAVDLVTTMYAQQLDLARDADKPHRPMLRRVQAYIDEHLPLPDLNPSTIAAAHFISTRHLHAIFHEEGLTVSSWIRSRRLDRCRRELVDPLAAHRPVSEVAARWGFPDAAHFSRAFRAEFGEPPSAVRARAIAG; via the coding sequence GTGCCCCACGTCCCCGAGACATCCGCCGCCCAGCCCACGCTCGCGCCGCTCGACTTCACGGAGTTCAGCGCGATCGTGTCGCAGTCGTTCGTGCCGTTGCGCGTGCACGTCGATCGCCCGGAGCCGTTCCGCGGCGAGGTCCGCACCGCGTCATCCGACGAAGTGCACCTCTCGGTCGTCACCGCCGATGCGCACGACATCCAGCGCACGCCGGCCCTGGTCGCCCGCAAGGAGCAGCGGTACTTCAAGCTCGGGCTGCAGCTCTCGGGCACGGGGCTCCTCATCCAGGACGGGCGCGAGGCCGTCGTGCGCCCCGGCGACCTCGCCATCTACGACACGAACACGCCCTACTCGCTCGTGTTCGAGGAGCGCTTCAGCACCGCGGTGCTCATGGTGCCGCACCGGCTCATCGAGCTGCCCACCGACGCGGTGCGGGGCATGACCGCGACGACGCTCTCGGGCGAGGACGGTCTCGCGCGCGTGGTGTCGGGCTTCCTCGGCGGCCTCGCGGGTCAGCTCGAGCAGCTCGACGGACCGGTCGGCGCCCGCCTCGCACGCAACGCCGTCGACCTCGTCACGACCATGTACGCGCAGCAGCTCGACCTGGCGCGCGACGCCGACAAGCCGCACCGCCCCATGCTGCGCCGCGTGCAGGCGTACATCGACGAGCACCTGCCGCTGCCCGACCTGAACCCCTCGACGATCGCGGCCGCGCACTTCATCTCGACGCGGCACCTGCACGCGATCTTCCACGAGGAAGGCCTCACGGTCTCGAGCTGGATCCGCTCGCGCCGCCTCGACCGCTGCCGCCGCGAGCTCGTCGATCCGCTCGCCGCGCACCGGCCCGTGAGCGAGGTCGCGGCTCGCTGGGGGTTCCCGGATGCCGCGCACTTCAGCCGCGCGTTCCGGGCCGAGTTCGGCGAGCCGCCGTCGGCCGTGCGTGCGCGGGCGATCGCGGGCTGA
- a CDS encoding aldolase/citrate lyase family protein, which translates to MPIRLNLPETFAARLAASDRPLVGLWVCSGSPVMAELVAGSGVDWVLIDGEHSPNGLESILAQLYAVSAYPVAPVVRVPIGDTVIIKQVLDLGAQNLLVPMVDSAAHAEELVRAIRYPAGGVRGVGASLARSSRWNRVPGYLANASSTLSLTVQIESAAAVEAVDEIVAVDGVDAIFIGPADLAASMGRLGEPSHPEVVDAVVTALRAAAAAGKPAGVNAFVPEEAERYLAEGAAFVAVGADVSLVARATETLADRFIGAGDRGPDGTSRASY; encoded by the coding sequence GTGCCGATTCGCCTGAACCTGCCCGAGACCTTCGCGGCGCGCCTCGCCGCGTCCGACCGCCCGCTCGTCGGCCTGTGGGTCTGCTCGGGCAGCCCGGTCATGGCCGAGCTCGTGGCGGGCAGCGGCGTCGACTGGGTGCTCATCGACGGCGAGCACTCCCCCAACGGGCTCGAGTCGATCCTCGCCCAGCTGTACGCGGTGTCGGCCTACCCGGTCGCGCCGGTCGTCCGCGTGCCGATCGGCGACACCGTGATCATCAAGCAGGTGCTCGACCTCGGTGCGCAGAACCTGCTCGTGCCGATGGTCGACAGTGCGGCGCACGCCGAGGAGCTCGTTCGGGCCATCCGCTACCCCGCCGGCGGCGTGCGCGGCGTCGGCGCCTCGCTCGCGCGCTCGTCGCGCTGGAACCGCGTGCCCGGGTACCTTGCGAACGCGTCGTCGACCCTGAGCCTCACCGTGCAGATCGAGTCGGCGGCGGCCGTCGAGGCGGTCGACGAGATCGTCGCGGTCGACGGCGTCGACGCGATCTTCATCGGGCCCGCCGACCTGGCGGCATCGATGGGCCGGCTCGGCGAGCCGTCGCATCCCGAGGTCGTCGACGCGGTGGTCACGGCCCTCCGTGCCGCAGCTGCGGCCGGCAAGCCCGCGGGCGTCAACGCGTTCGTGCCCGAGGAGGCCGAGCGGTACCTCGCCGAGGGTGCGGCGTTCGTGGCGGTCGGAGCCGACGTCTCGCTCGTGGCCCGAGCGACCGAGACGCTCGCCGACCGATTCATCGGGGCCGGTGATCGCGGGCCGGATGGCACGTCGCGCGCCTCCTACTAG
- a CDS encoding GntR family transcriptional regulator, which yields MSAESKSERAYRFLRERIDDGRYVPGYRLVLAQIASELDVSVVPVREAIRRLEAEGLVTFVRNVGAQVALQQETEYLHTMQTLALVEGFATSLSAPHLTPDHLARAREVNEQMRRTLDDFDPHRFTELNLQFHAVLFEECPNPHVLDLVHRGWNRMRVLRDSSFSFVPGRARESVEEHARIIDLIEQGAAPLEIEFAAREHRTTTLDAVLSYQSEHKPPADAAPAHPTTRPVPEPGADAAASASSQEAQIA from the coding sequence ATGAGCGCCGAGAGCAAGTCCGAGCGCGCCTACCGCTTCCTGCGCGAGCGCATCGACGACGGCCGCTACGTGCCCGGCTATCGGCTCGTGCTGGCGCAGATCGCGTCGGAGCTCGATGTCTCGGTCGTGCCCGTGCGCGAGGCCATCCGCCGACTCGAGGCCGAGGGCCTCGTGACCTTCGTACGCAACGTCGGCGCGCAGGTGGCCCTCCAGCAGGAAACCGAGTACCTGCACACGATGCAGACGCTCGCGCTCGTCGAGGGGTTCGCGACGAGCCTGTCGGCACCGCACCTCACCCCCGACCACCTCGCGCGGGCCCGCGAGGTGAACGAGCAGATGCGACGCACGCTCGACGACTTCGATCCGCACCGCTTCACCGAGCTCAACCTGCAGTTCCACGCCGTGCTCTTCGAGGAGTGCCCGAACCCGCACGTGCTCGACCTCGTGCACCGCGGCTGGAACCGCATGCGAGTGCTGCGCGACTCGTCGTTCAGCTTCGTGCCCGGCCGGGCACGCGAGTCCGTCGAGGAGCACGCCCGCATCATCGACCTCATCGAGCAGGGCGCCGCGCCGCTCGAGATCGAGTTCGCCGCGCGCGAGCACCGCACCACGACGCTCGACGCGGTCCTCTCGTACCAGTCCGAGCACAAGCCGCCGGCGGATGCCGCGCCGGCGCACCCCACGACCCGACCCGTTCCCGAGCCCGGCGCCGACGCCGCGGCATCCGCTTCGAGCCAGGAGGCACAGATCGCATGA